The proteins below are encoded in one region of Reichenbachiella sp. 5M10:
- a CDS encoding tetratricopeptide repeat protein has translation MRRRYIGVVACMITLLTFYHAEAQEEVLDETDYNSSKQYNSNGWDMINRQSYGQALEQFNKSIAIYDGNADSYVGRATALMKLNRLSEAETNVEAALALAPGQADMYYLAGNIYFNMEYYIEATNNYSNAIRSNDDSDIPVDLVNCYYNRGNAYFSAGMYRSAINDFSKVIELKEDYMYAYHNRALAYKHRDDLEQACLDFHKAKDLGSTMSQKYIDKYCP, from the coding sequence ATGAGACGGAGATACATTGGGGTAGTTGCATGCATGATAACATTGCTGACGTTTTATCACGCAGAAGCTCAAGAGGAAGTACTGGACGAAACGGACTACAACAGCAGTAAACAATACAACTCCAACGGGTGGGACATGATCAATCGACAATCCTATGGCCAAGCACTCGAACAATTCAATAAATCCATAGCCATTTACGACGGAAATGCGGACTCCTATGTCGGACGTGCTACTGCACTCATGAAACTGAACCGATTGTCCGAGGCAGAAACAAATGTAGAAGCAGCCCTAGCTCTCGCGCCTGGCCAAGCAGACATGTACTACCTAGCTGGCAATATCTACTTCAACATGGAGTATTATATCGAGGCGACCAATAACTACAGCAACGCCATCCGAAGCAACGATGATTCTGACATACCCGTAGACCTTGTCAACTGCTACTACAACCGGGGCAATGCCTATTTTTCCGCAGGCATGTACCGTTCTGCGATCAACGACTTCTCCAAAGTAATCGAACTCAAAGAAGATTATATGTATGCCTACCACAACCGGGCTCTCGCGTATAAGCACAGAGACGACTTGGAACAAGCCTGTCTGGATTTCCACAAAGCGAAAGACCTAGGCAGCACCATGTCCCAAAAATACATAGACAAATACTGCCCATGA